The candidate division KSB1 bacterium genome segment TTTTGATCGCGATGATAAAGGGTATGCTACGCAAGTGGAGGCAGCCAATGTGGTTTTCAAACGAAGGCCCGCTGGCATGGATGGAGGCGCTACATTCAAAATTAAACCTCTTAAAGAGAGTGAGGAACTTCGAAAAACTGCGCTGGCAGCAAATCCACCTGCGGAAAATAGAGAGCTTGAAGCGGATCTGGTAGATATTACGCAATTGGATAACACCATCAAATTAGATATACGTTATAGTTCAACCAACAATTTTATGAGTACCGTATTTTATGAACAGGCAAAAGCCTTTATGCAACGCCCAGCCGCAGAGGCCCTGGTTCGTGTGCATCGTGATTTGAAAAAGATGGGCTATGGTCTTTTGATCCATGATGCTTATCGACCCTGGTATGTTACCAAGATGTTCTGGGATGCCACTCCGGAAAGTCTCAAGCATTTTGTTGCAGATCCGCAAAAAGGATCGAGGCACAATAGGGGATGTGCAGTGGACTTGACACTTTATGACTTAAAGACTGGAGAAACGGTCGATATGGTCGCTACCTATGATGAATTTTCCGATCGGTCGTTTCCTTATTATCCGGGTGGAACATCACAACAGAGATGGCTGAGAAAATTATTGCGAAATTCAATGGAGGCGGAAGGTTTTGAAATTTATCAATTTGAATGGTGGCATTTCGATTACGAAACCTGGCAAAAATATCCCATATCAAATCTTACTTTTGAAGGAATTCTGAATCAAAATCAACAATGATATCATCTCAAGAGATAGAATCCAACAATCAGAGCGTAATACTAATCGGGTTTCCATTTGATGAATATTCATCGTATTTGAAGGGCGCTGCCAAAGCGCCGCAAGCTATTCGGGATGCTTTAAAATCGGAATCGACCAACTCCTTTAGTGAATCAGGGCTTGATCTGAGTATTCCTGATGTACTTAAAGATTTTGGTGATGTTGTGTTTTCTTCTGATGAATATGTAAGCAAGATCGGCACATCCATTCAAGGTATTCTCCGAAGTGACCAAATCCCAATAGCGCTTGGAGGAGATCACTCTATCACATATCCGATTGTCAAAGCATTTCATAAAAAATATCCGCTGTTAAATATTCTTCATTTTGACGCCCATCCTGATCTTTACGATGAATTCCAGGGTAACCGGTTTTCGCACGCCTGTCCATTTGCAAGGATCATGGAAGAAAATCTAGCGTCGCGGCTTATTCAACTAGGGATTCGAACCTGCACGCAACACCAAAGAGATCAGGCAAAAAAATTTGGTGTTGAAATGATCGAAATGAAAGATTGGACTCAAAAATTCAGTATTGATTTCGAGGGACCAATTTATATATCGTTTGATTTGGATGTGCTGGATCCCGCTTATGCCCCTGGTGTTTCACATCATGAGCCAGGTGGCGCTTCAATTCGGCAAGTATTAAATGTAATTCAACAATTAAACTGCAAGATAGTCGGTGCAGATGTTGTTGAATTAAATCCGGAAAGAGATCCGTTTGGTATAACAGCAATGACGGCTGCTAAAATTGTTAAAGAAATCGCAGCAAAAATGATCCAGAAATAGGTAAGCATTTCCGTAATTCCAGCACATATCCTTTTTATTATCCATGTCTAATCCGCAGGATTCAGTGGCAATCATTAAAGTTCATTTATCAACCAAAACTTTGTAGAAAATGATGCACTATAGTTCTATATTTAAAAATTATTTTTGGAAAGGATTAACTAAATCATGAGTCATATGAATCCACTTGAGAAGTCAAAAGTTGATTATGCTGAGTTGATCAAAAAAATAGGATCGGCTGATTCACCTGTTGGTATCGATGCTGGTTATACACATGCTGTGATCATCGAGTATTTGCGGCAAATTAGCGATAGGTTGGACAAACTTGAACAAGCGATCGGTGTAAAAGAAAATAGCTAATTATTTAGGTTTAGCTTTGATAATTATAATGCATTCTATCTTCTTTTTGATTGTAAATTGCACCAACAAATTCTTCCCCTTTTCAACAGTTTCGTGAAGAAGGAGAATGATTTTAATTCATAATTTGTATTATGAAACCAAATTAATAATAAATATGGAGATTGTGTAAGTGCCAACACAAAAAAAACCTGAAAAAGGAAAACCAGTTCAAAAACAAACCACAGTGATTCTATCTCTTGCAACTGTATTTTTTTTGTTTTCTGGTTATCATTTCGTGAATGCATTGAAGAAAGGACCGGAGCACATACATTCTCGAGATGATGCGCCAAAAAACCAACAGCAAACAAACCAACAAGTTCCAGATGTTTTAACCCACGAAGAAATGCATGCCCTGGAGGAACAACTAAAATTAGATCCGGAAAACTTTGAAAATCTTAGACATTTAGGCCATTTGTATCTTGAAGAACGCCTGCCGGGAAAAGCTGTTGAAGTATTCCGAAAGGCAGCTTTGTTGAATCCAAGCGCTTTAGACGTTTATGTTGAACTTGGCGTAGCCCTTAGGCAAAACGGTCAACCCGATCAAGCTGCAGAAGTGTTGACCCGCATTTCCAATTCCGTGCCAGAGTTTACAGATGCATGGTTACAATTAGCCATTACCTATCGATTTGGCTTAGAAGATAATCAAAAGGCTCTGCAAGCATTTGAGAAATTTCTAACACTAGATTCGGAAAGTCCAATTGTTGCACAAGTAAAACAAGAAATTGAAGCGATAAAATCTGAAATGAAAAATTAGAAATCATGGTTCATGCTAAACCATCTCCCAAAGTATTATCAAATTAAAATGTTTTGAAGAAAACTGATTAACGTGATCGATTAACCTGATCTATTCATAAACCTTATCACAGTCATCCCGGAGGGATATGTTTTGCAACTAATTTATACAACCAATTTTACTATTTCTTTTTATGGAAATAGATCCCGTTGCGACGGGATGACATTTGGAAACTTTAAGCTTAAAAGCTGATTTATGAATTATCCAGGTTAATTTCGAATTAATAACCTAATGGAGATTATATGTTGATGATGAATAAGAGAATACTTTTTCCTTTGAGTTTGTTTCTGTTTCTTGGATCAGCTGGATGGGGGTTGGCGCAAAAACCCATTCGATATGAAATTTCATTTCAAAATGCTGTTCATCACGAAGCCGAAATTTCAATTGATTTTCCTGATGTAAAAGTTGATGTTCTGGAAGTTCGAATGAGCCGGTCTTCGCCTGGCAGGTATGCAATTCATGAGTTCGCAAAAAATGTTTACAATGTTAAAGCCTTTAATAGTAAAGGAAAAAAATTAGTTATTAGTCGACCAAATCCGTCCCAGTGGAATATTGCTGGTCATGATGGCAATGTAAAAGTCACCTATACATTATTTGCAGATCGGGCCGGCGGAACCTATTCCGGAATCGATGAAACCCATGGCCATTTGAATATGCCGGCAACATTCGTATGGGCTCGTGGGCTAGGTGATAGACCCATCGAAATTGAGTTTAATGTGCCACAATCCAGTAATTGGAAGGTAGCAACGCAACTGAAACCCACCGGAAATTCATATAAATTCACTGCGCCAAATCTGTATTATTTTTTAGATAGCCCAACTGAGTTGAGTGATTTCATTTTAGAAGAATGGAAGGTTGAAACAAATAATCAAACAGCGATGATCCGGATTGCCATGCATCATGACGGCACTGAAGACGAAGTGAAGATTTATGCAAAAATGACGGATGCGATCATCAAGGAAGAAATTGCGGTTTTTGGCGAATTACCTGAATTTGATTATGGGACGTATACTTTTATCTGTGATTACCTACCCCATGTTTCAGGCGACGGTATGGAGCATCGCAACTCAACCATTTGTGTAAGCACGAGATCCCTGAAGAAGTTTGCTAGCCGTAATCTCAGCACAATGGCGCATGAATTTTTTCATGCCTGGAATGTGGAAAGATTGCGTCCCAAATCGTTGGAGCCATTTGATTTCGAGCGAGCGAACATGTCCGGT includes the following:
- the speB gene encoding agmatinase codes for the protein MISSQEIESNNQSVILIGFPFDEYSSYLKGAAKAPQAIRDALKSESTNSFSESGLDLSIPDVLKDFGDVVFSSDEYVSKIGTSIQGILRSDQIPIALGGDHSITYPIVKAFHKKYPLLNILHFDAHPDLYDEFQGNRFSHACPFARIMEENLASRLIQLGIRTCTQHQRDQAKKFGVEMIEMKDWTQKFSIDFEGPIYISFDLDVLDPAYAPGVSHHEPGGASIRQVLNVIQQLNCKIVGADVVELNPERDPFGITAMTAAKIVKEIAAKMIQK
- a CDS encoding tetratricopeptide repeat protein, with product MPTQKKPEKGKPVQKQTTVILSLATVFFLFSGYHFVNALKKGPEHIHSRDDAPKNQQQTNQQVPDVLTHEEMHALEEQLKLDPENFENLRHLGHLYLEERLPGKAVEVFRKAALLNPSALDVYVELGVALRQNGQPDQAAEVLTRISNSVPEFTDAWLQLAITYRFGLEDNQKALQAFEKFLTLDSESPIVAQVKQEIEAIKSEMKN
- a CDS encoding M61 family metallopeptidase gives rise to the protein MNKRILFPLSLFLFLGSAGWGLAQKPIRYEISFQNAVHHEAEISIDFPDVKVDVLEVRMSRSSPGRYAIHEFAKNVYNVKAFNSKGKKLVISRPNPSQWNIAGHDGNVKVTYTLFADRAGGTYSGIDETHGHLNMPATFVWARGLGDRPIEIEFNVPQSSNWKVATQLKPTGNSYKFTAPNLYYFLDSPTELSDFILEEWKVETNNQTAMIRIAMHHDGTEDEVKIYAKMTDAIIKEEIAVFGELPEFDYGTYTFICDYLPHVSGDGMEHRNSTICVSTRSLKKFASRNLSTMAHEFFHAWNVERLRPKSLEPFDFERANMSGELWFAEGFTSYYTSLIMHRAQIRSLDRYTQSISQGLTFVINSPGRNFFSPVEMSMQAPFVDAATAVDPNNRTNTFISYYTYGSVTGLGLDLTLRSKFRVTLDDYMKAVWQAHGKTEIAYTLDDLRTILGKVAGDQKFADNFFEKHIFGSEIVDYKKLLANAGLLLHKADPDKAFLGYINLEYSDEGARLSSATRIGSPMYQAGLDRGDLIEELDGKILQSADDFEAVRNAHKAGDTVTINFQQRGKIKEKQITFVDHPGLEVVPYEHVGMQLTENMKKFRENWLGSKTGGVNLTKTCPVCKRSYEFQLEYCQFDGEELSIF